GCTTGCCCTTGAGCGAGCCCACGTCCGGCAGGTGCAGCTCGACGGTGCCGACCGCCACCCGTGCGACCGACATGCTCGCCCCTCGTCACCGGCCTGCTAGAGCGACCGGGCGACCTCTTCCGTCGTAAAGGCCTCGATGATGTCGCCGGCCTGCACGCCCTTGACCCCCTCGATCCCGATGCCGCACTCGAGACCCTGCAGCACCTCGCGGACATCGTCCTTGAAGCGCTTGAGGGAGCTGATGACGTTCTCGCCGAGCAGGGTCTCGCCACGCTTGACGCGCACGCGCGCGGTGCGGATGATCTTCCCTTCCAGGACCGTGCACCCGAAGATGGTCCCGACCTTGGAGATGGGGAAGAGCTGCTTGACCTGGGCCCGGCCGTGGAC
The genomic region above belongs to Candidatus Methylomirabilota bacterium and contains:
- a CDS encoding translation initiation factor IF-2; translation: TQAQSDGVDLRNYSVIYDVLNDVKAALSGMLAPEIRETVHGRAQVKQLFPISKVGTIFGCTVLEGKIIRTARVRVKRGETLLGENVISSLKRFKDDVREVLQGLECGIGIEGVKGVQAGDIIEAFTTEEVARSL